A genomic stretch from Corynebacterium kutscheri includes:
- a CDS encoding GntR family transcriptional regulator, with protein sequence MDDQAAPLFRQIATLIEDSIVEGGLVTGSRAPSTNELAAFHSINPATARKGLSVLVAEGILEKHRGVGMFVTEEAKELILARRREHFAAHYLAPLIDEAVKLDVDRKQLHELVDKVAESRGLYR encoded by the coding sequence ATGGATGACCAAGCGGCACCGCTTTTCCGACAAATTGCCACTCTCATCGAGGATTCCATTGTTGAAGGTGGTCTCGTTACCGGTAGCCGTGCGCCGAGCACAAATGAGTTAGCTGCTTTCCATTCAATCAACCCGGCAACGGCGCGTAAAGGACTCAGTGTGTTAGTGGCAGAGGGGATCTTAGAGAAACACCGTGGCGTGGGAATGTTTGTTACCGAAGAGGCTAAAGAGCTTATTCTTGCTCGTCGACGAGAACATTTTGCAGCACATTATCTTGCTCCGCTTATCGACGAAGCAGTCAAACTCGATGTTGACCGCAAACAACTACATGAACTAGTCGACAAAGTAGCAGAAAGTCGAGGGTTATACCGGTGA